In Betaproteobacteria bacterium, the sequence AAGTGCTGCTCGCCGCGACGCTGGAAGCCAGCCTGACCGACCATGAAAACAAGGTCGAGCCGGCCGAAAAATTCCATTCGGTCATGGACGAGCTATCGCTACGCGCCTTCAACGCCTATCGCGGCCTGGTTTATGAAACACCGGGTTTCACGACCTATTTCCGCCAGTCGACAGTGGTTTCTGAAATCGCCCTGCTCAACATCGGCAGCCGCCCTGCCTCACGCAAAGCTTCGGAGCGCATCGAGGATCTGCGCGCCATTCCCTGGGTCTTCAGCTGGGCGCAATGTCGCCTGATGCTGCCGGGCTGGTATGGCTTCGGTGCTGCGGTCGACGGCTATTTATCGGCCAATCCGGAAGGGTTGACCACGCTGCGCCGCATGGTCAAATCCTGGCCTTTCTTCCAGAGTCTGCTCTCGAACATGGACATGGTGCTGGCCAAGACTGACCTCGCCATCGCCTCCCGCTATGCCGAACTGGTCACCGATGCCGAACTGCGCGAGCGTATCTTTAACCAGATCAAGGCCGAATGGGCACTGACCAAAAAGCACCTGCTGACCATTCTAGAACAGGTCGACTTCCTCGCCGACAACCCCATGCTCAAGCGTTCACTGCAACTGCGCTCGCCCTACATGGACCCGCTCAATCACCTGCAGGTCGAGTTGCTCAAGCGTCACCGCGCTGGCGAAACCGACGAGCGACTAGCCCGGGGCATCCACCTGAGCATCAACGGTGTGGCTTCCGGCTTGCGCAACAGCGGTTAAAATTACGGAATGCCTACCACTATCAAACGCACCGTATTTTTCGTGTCCGACGGCACAGGCCTGACGGTCGAAGCCCTCGGCCACAGCCTGATGACCCAGTTCGAGGATATCGAGTTCAAGCAAATCCGCATCCCTTTCCTCAAAACCGTGGAAAGTGCCCAGGAGGCTGTTGCCCGAATCAACGCGCAGGGTGAGTCCGATGGCATGCGCCCCATCGTGTTCACGACGCTGATCAATCATCAGTTGTCCGAGATCGTCCATCAATCCGATGCCTTCTGCCTATCCTACTTCGCCTCTTTCCTGGCACCACTGGAAGCCGAACTCGGCAGAAAATCAAACCACACCGTCGGCCGCTCGCACGGGTCGGCCGAGAGTTCGGAATACAAATCGCGCATCGAGGCCATCAACTACACGCTGGCCCACGACGACGGCATCACTGACCGCGACCTGGAGGAAGCTGACGTCATTCTGGTGGCAGTCTCGCGCTGCGGCAAAACGCCCACCTCGCTCTATCTGGCCATGCAATTCGGCCTGAAGGCCGCCAACTTTCCGCTGATTCCGGAAGATTTCGACCGCGGCCGCCTGCCAAGCACCCTCGAAAGACATCGCTCGAAATTGTTTGGCCTGACCATCCAGCCCGAGCGACTGACGCAAATCCGAGAAGAGCGCCGTGCTGGCAGCAAGTACGCGTCGCTGGCCAATTGTCGTTACGAGATTGCCGAAGCTGAAAAAATGATGCGTCGTGAAGGCATTCGCTGGCTGGATTCGTCGACCAAGTCGATCGAGGAAATCTCGACCACCATCCTTCAGGAACTCAAACTGCGTTGAGCAGCAAGTAACCCAGATGCGCAGCGTTCATTCCGCTGCGCTTCTTTCTTTGGTGTGCCCTATTTCAGGCGCGCAACTTCCTCCGGTTCGACACGAATATGGGCCATCATCCCGTGGTCTTCATGCTCGAGAATATGGCAGTGATAGACAAAATCACCGACCTGCGTAGCACCCAGCGGGACTTCAACATAAATGCGTCCGCCCAAGGGCACGGGAAAAGTGTCGACCAACCGGCCATCCGCCGGTGGACTGCTGACGCAGACGTTTGGGCCGGTAGCGCCAGGGCTGCACCCGAGCGCGTTATCGACACGCAGCACCTTGAACTTCATCTGGTGGATATGGAAGTTGTGCAACTCCCGATTGACACTGGCCGCATCTCCGCCCGCCCCGGCGATGTCATCAGCGAGCGGGTTGGCGATAATCCAGGTTTCCGTTCTCCCCGCCCTTGTACATATCTGCGGTTTCGGTCCTTGATTGTCAATGCTTCGGGTCTTGGCGGTATCCAGGGCTAGCCGCGTAATCGTTCCCTTGAGGTCGGGATCGTTCACCTTGATGCGATCCGCCCCGATGACGAACTCTTCGGTCGGGCCTTTATCGGGAATGTCGACCCGGCGAATGTTGACAACAACTAGACGAGCTTCATCGGATGCCAGTTTGCGCAAATCCTCTGCCGTACAGGGGTCACCCATGGGCATGCCAGCATGGGACATGCCGGAATGGTCATGGAAAACACTGCTGAACTGAGCCTTGACGTCAGCAATATTGGCTTTGATTTCCCGCGTTGCCTTGATGATCTGATCCGCACCACCGCTCTTCACAGTGATTCCTTCTGCAAGCATCCTTGCTGACCGCATACTGGCGCCATTTACAGGCATCGCCAAGGCATGCGTGCCGAGAGCAACCTTGCCGAGCACGACGGCTGGCCAGGCGTCACCTTCCGTTGCGAGAGAACCTGTCACCATGCCACGTGTAATCAGGCGTGCAGCATTACCCGCGCCACCCGCAGCAACCCATTGTGGCTTGACCAGCACGTCGATCCGACTGGCCGGCATCATCACGATGGGCTTGGTGCCGACCTGGGCGGGGCTCATGCTGGAATTGTCCTGAGCGATATAGACGCCGTCCCGCGAGAGCAATTGCATGTTGAGTGGGGTTTGCACCGCACCGCTAGAACCGGCGACCAGTTGGAGCGTATATGTCGTGTTGGCACTGGTGTTGGCAATATGCCAGATCTCACCTTCCGGCTTGTCCAGTGTCATGGTGGGCAAGACTTGACCATTGATGGTGAACAGCCATTTGGCATCGACACCACCGACCGTACCGTTGCAATAGCCTTCGTAATGCTCAGCTGATACGGTTGTATCACAATCCGGCAAATCATCTCCGCCGCCCTTTTGAAAGGTTTCCCACCCTCCATTTGCAAGCGTCTTCTTGAGAGGGAAGTCCTTGAGCATCATGAAACGCTCGCTACCGCGGTGGACCAGAAAATTATCATGCCCCCTGACCCAGATGAGGCCTGCGAGTCCGGCACCGACCTGATCGGTCGCCGCCTTGTGGATATGAGGGTGATACCAGAAGACACCTTCCGGATGGCTTGCAGGAACCTTGATGCGATAGTGGATCGAATCCGGCCGCGATGCAGTCGCCAAAGTATGGCAATACTCCCAAGCCTTTGCGTTTGGCTGGTTGATCTGATCGGTCGGTACTGAACAGACAAACACGTTGTCGCCAACCGTCCCCACAATCTGGTCACGCCCGTCCTTTTTGACCGTTTTGACACTTGGACTGACGATCATCCCGTGCGTGTGCAAATTGACTGCAGTCAGCCTGGAATCAGCATTACTGAGATGATTCTTCAGACTTATATCAAGGGTATGCCCTGCCTTAACACGCCAGACTTCTGGAACAATCGAGCCATTAAAGGTCAATGTATTAGCGACATTTAGCTCGCTGCCATCCGGTAACGAGAACGTGCTGGGAGTCTGACTGGCGGTCAAGTCGATTGACAGTGTTTTCAACCCGGGGTGACAGTTGCTGCTTCGTGTAGCGCTCGTGAAACGGTCTGAAATGATGCTGGAGCAAAGATTATCT encodes:
- a CDS encoding multicopper oxidase domain-containing protein, which gives rise to MIVSPSVKTVKKDGRDQIVGTVGDNVFVCSVPTDQINQPNAKAWEYCHTLATASRPDSIHYRIKVPASHPEGVFWYHPHIHKAATDQVGAGLAGLIWVRGHDNFLVHRGSERFMMLKDFPLKKTLANGGWETFQKGGGDDLPDCDTTVSAEHYEGYCNGTVGGVDAKWLFTINGQVLPTMTLDKPEGEIWHIANTSANTTYTLQLVAGSSGAVQTPLNMQLLSRDGVYIAQDNSSMSPAQVGTKPIVMMPASRIDVLVKPQWVAAGGAGNAARLITRGMVTGSLATEGDAWPAVVLGKVALGTHALAMPVNGASMRSARMLAEGITVKSGGADQIIKATREIKANIADVKAQFSSVFHDHSGMSHAGMPMGDPCTAEDLRKLASDEARLVVVNIRRVDIPDKGPTEEFVIGADRIKVNDPDLKGTITRLALDTAKTRSIDNQGPKPQICTRAGRTETWIIANPLADDIAGAGGDAASVNRELHNFHIHQMKFKVLRVDNALGCSPGATGPNVCVSSPPADGRLVDTFPVPLGGRIYVEVPLGATQVGDFVYHCHILEHEDHGMMAHIRVEPEEVARLK
- a CDS encoding kinase/pyrophosphorylase, with amino-acid sequence MPTTIKRTVFFVSDGTGLTVEALGHSLMTQFEDIEFKQIRIPFLKTVESAQEAVARINAQGESDGMRPIVFTTLINHQLSEIVHQSDAFCLSYFASFLAPLEAELGRKSNHTVGRSHGSAESSEYKSRIEAINYTLAHDDGITDRDLEEADVILVAVSRCGKTPTSLYLAMQFGLKAANFPLIPEDFDRGRLPSTLERHRSKLFGLTIQPERLTQIREERRAGSKYASLANCRYEIAEAEKMMRREGIRWLDSSTKSIEEISTTILQELKLR